One segment of Clostridium ljungdahlii DSM 13528 DNA contains the following:
- a CDS encoding DUF1667 domain-containing protein, whose product MIKERTGTKFDRQCIDIKDREDIKENLYSGEENLKLKEDNKCDIFTTIVRIKGCNCNVVPVKSSKPLDKSLWLECSKVLARIHVGAPIKIGDIICKNILNTKVDIICTKNVNKITK is encoded by the coding sequence TTGATAAAGGAGAGAACAGGTACTAAATTCGATAGGCAATGTATAGATATTAAAGATAGAGAGGATATTAAAGAAAATTTATATAGCGGAGAAGAAAATTTGAAATTAAAAGAAGATAATAAGTGTGATATATTTACTACTATAGTTAGAATAAAAGGGTGTAATTGCAACGTAGTGCCAGTAAAGAGCTCTAAGCCACTAGATAAAAGCCTGTGGCTTGAATGCTCAAAAGTTTTAGCTAGAATACATGTTGGGGCACCTATAAAAATTGGAGATATAATTTGCAAGAATATACTAAATACGAAGGTGGATATAATTTGCACTAAAAATGTTAATAAAATTACAAAATAA
- a CDS encoding transcription repressor NadR — protein sequence MDSKKRRIYIKEILEKNDKPQKGHILAEKLGVTRQIIVKDIAILRAEGKDIIATPDGYLIPKAEKNLVKAVIAVSHETNEIEDELKTIVKFGGKVQDVIVEHPLYGEIKSMLMIKNLYDVENFINKIKQYKAEPLLILTGGVHLHTIVAENDDIIKNIKRELKEKKYIISD from the coding sequence ATGGATTCAAAAAAAAGAAGAATATATATTAAAGAAATTCTTGAAAAAAATGATAAACCTCAAAAAGGGCATATTTTGGCAGAAAAATTAGGGGTTACTAGGCAAATAATAGTTAAAGATATAGCAATTTTAAGAGCAGAAGGTAAAGATATAATAGCAACTCCAGATGGTTATCTGATTCCAAAAGCAGAAAAAAATTTAGTTAAGGCTGTAATAGCAGTTTCACACGAAACAAATGAAATAGAGGATGAACTTAAAACTATAGTTAAATTTGGGGGTAAAGTACAGGATGTAATAGTAGAGCATCCCCTTTATGGTGAAATAAAAAGTATGCTTATGATAAAAAATTTGTATGATGTTGAAAATTTTATAAATAAAATAAAACAGTATAAAGCAGAACCACTATTGATATTAACAGGAGGTGTGCATTTACATACTATAGTTGCAGAAAACGATGACATAATTAAGAATATAAAAAGGGAATTGAAAGAGAAAAAGTATATTATTTCTGACTAA
- a CDS encoding UPF0182 family protein: protein MKRKMAIGIFILVLVLCISFLNNIVNFVINIQWYKQVGYLSVYFTKLVAVCKLMIPLFIISFIGIWLYYKSLRVSIIKYRKVVEVKSSKVKIERKIVFFIDLIVSFLASYVFASAYWYRILQFTNSVPFNKKDPILNLDISFYIFKLPLIQSIYSALVSLFILLGLITLFTYFILSMKDKFVSRNFKRNFGKINILDSGLTRFAGKQLAVLAALIILCISIGYILKCINLVYSQNGVAFGASYTDAHVSLLFYKIIAVASFIAAIVIFISIIRVKIKPIVASIVVIIVLIISGNLMAFVVQNFVVKSNQKTLESPYIKYNIDYTRSAFNIDNVDTRSFEVKDDLTSKDIENNMDTINNIRINSFDPTLEFYNQVQIIRYYYNFNNIDIDRYNINGKFNQVFVGAREINSKAIDPNTWQNRHLIYTHGYGIVMNKVNSVTSEGQPNFVIKDMPPNNSTDIKIGNPRIYFGEKTDNYAVVNTKIGEFDYPKGSNNATNIYNGTDGIKLGFLNRLLFAINQKDLNFLLSRDISKESKILINRNIVDRVNKIAPFLNYDSDPYIVASGGKLYWVLDGYTVSNRYPFSQPQNDVNYIRNSVKVTVDALNGDVNFYIVDKTDPIIKSYAKIFPNLFKNMNQLSPDIVKHFKYPKDLFNIQCSVLGKYHVTDPGVFYSGEDLWEVAKNQKQVSGEKNLMESPYVVMKLPGANKEEMILLQYFNMRDKDNMVALFGARMDGKNYGKMILYKFPPEKTIYSPYLFKQKLNQDTTISTQLSLWNKDGSKVQFGDTMIVPINNSLVYIEPMYLRASGKDSIPEMKRVVVSYGDKIILAESIDDALQQIFNYNQNNQLQGNSTAQSQLVPTNNDNQEKIQQAKSLYENALNAQKNGDWSGYGDNIKKLGDILNSLSK from the coding sequence ATGAAGAGGAAAATGGCAATAGGTATTTTTATTTTAGTTTTAGTATTGTGTATTTCATTTTTAAATAATATCGTAAATTTCGTAATAAATATACAGTGGTATAAACAAGTAGGATACTTATCTGTTTATTTTACCAAACTTGTAGCGGTATGTAAGCTTATGATACCTTTATTTATTATAAGCTTTATAGGAATATGGTTATATTATAAAAGTTTAAGGGTAAGCATTATAAAGTATAGAAAAGTTGTTGAGGTAAAAAGTAGTAAAGTTAAAATTGAGAGAAAAATAGTTTTTTTTATTGATTTAATTGTGTCTTTTTTAGCTTCTTATGTATTTGCATCAGCTTATTGGTATAGAATTTTACAATTCACAAATTCAGTACCTTTCAACAAAAAAGACCCAATTTTAAATTTAGATATTTCTTTTTATATATTTAAATTACCGCTTATACAATCCATATACAGTGCACTCGTAAGCTTATTTATTTTATTAGGATTGATAACTCTTTTTACATACTTTATATTAAGTATGAAGGATAAATTTGTATCACGAAATTTTAAGAGAAATTTTGGTAAAATAAATATATTAGATAGTGGGCTTACTAGATTTGCAGGAAAACAATTGGCAGTTTTAGCTGCTCTTATAATATTGTGTATATCAATAGGATATATTTTAAAGTGTATTAACCTTGTTTATAGTCAAAATGGAGTAGCATTTGGTGCAAGTTATACAGATGCTCATGTAAGTTTGTTGTTCTATAAAATTATTGCAGTAGCATCTTTTATTGCTGCTATAGTTATATTTATTAGTATAATTAGAGTTAAAATTAAACCTATAGTGGCATCTATAGTTGTAATAATAGTTTTAATTATAAGTGGAAATCTAATGGCTTTTGTTGTTCAAAATTTTGTGGTTAAATCCAATCAAAAAACTTTAGAAAGTCCATATATAAAATATAATATAGATTATACCCGTAGTGCATTTAATATTGATAATGTGGATACTAGGTCTTTTGAAGTCAAGGATGATTTAACTTCAAAGGATATAGAAAATAATATGGATACGATAAATAATATAAGGATAAATTCTTTTGATCCTACACTTGAATTTTACAATCAAGTTCAAATTATAAGATATTATTATAACTTTAATAATATTGATATAGATAGATATAATATAAATGGAAAATTTAATCAAGTTTTTGTAGGTGCAAGGGAAATAAACAGCAAGGCAATAGATCCAAATACATGGCAAAATAGACATCTTATATATACCCATGGTTATGGAATAGTTATGAATAAAGTTAATTCTGTAACTTCAGAAGGGCAACCTAACTTTGTCATAAAAGATATGCCACCTAATAATTCTACTGATATAAAAATTGGAAATCCAAGAATATATTTTGGTGAAAAAACGGATAACTATGCAGTAGTTAATACTAAAATAGGTGAATTTGATTATCCTAAAGGAAGTAATAATGCAACTAATATTTATAATGGAACAGATGGAATAAAATTAGGATTCCTAAATAGATTATTATTTGCAATAAATCAAAAGGATTTAAATTTCTTATTATCCAGGGATATATCAAAGGAAAGTAAGATATTGATAAATAGGAATATAGTTGATAGAGTCAATAAAATAGCACCTTTTTTAAACTATGACTCAGATCCTTATATAGTTGCAAGTGGAGGAAAGCTATATTGGGTATTAGATGGATACACTGTTTCAAATAGATATCCTTTTTCACAACCTCAGAATGATGTAAATTATATAAGAAATTCTGTGAAGGTTACTGTAGATGCTTTAAATGGAGACGTAAATTTTTATATAGTGGATAAAACTGATCCTATAATAAAAAGCTATGCAAAAATATTTCCTAACTTATTTAAAAATATGAATCAACTATCACCTGATATAGTTAAGCATTTTAAATATCCAAAGGATTTGTTTAATATTCAATGTAGTGTACTTGGGAAATATCATGTAACAGATCCAGGAGTATTTTATAGTGGAGAAGATTTATGGGAAGTAGCTAAGAACCAAAAACAGGTTAGTGGCGAAAAGAATCTAATGGAGTCTCCTTATGTTGTTATGAAACTTCCAGGTGCTAATAAAGAAGAAATGATATTGCTGCAATATTTTAATATGAGAGATAAGGACAACATGGTAGCTTTATTTGGAGCTAGGATGGATGGAAAAAACTATGGAAAGATGATTCTATACAAATTTCCTCCAGAGAAGACGATATACAGCCCATACTTGTTTAAACAAAAATTAAATCAGGATACGACTATATCTACTCAACTGTCACTTTGGAATAAAGATGGGTCTAAGGTTCAATTTGGTGATACTATGATAGTTCCTATAAATAATTCTTTGGTTTATATAGAGCCTATGTATCTTAGAGCTAGTGGCAAAGATAGTATACCAGAGATGAAAAGAGTCGTAGTATCTTATGGTGATAAAATAATATTAGCTGAAAGTATAGATGATGCTTTGCAGCAAATATTTAATTATAATCAAAATAATCAATTACAAGGAAATAGCACTGCTCAAAGTCAACTAGTGCCTACTAATAACGACAATCAGGAAAAGATACAACAGGCTAAGAGTTTGTATGAGAATGCATTGAACGCACAAAAAAATGGTGATTGGTCAGGATATGGAGATAATATTAAAAAACTTGGAGATATATTGAATTCACTAAGTAAATAG
- a CDS encoding FAD-dependent oxidoreductase, whose protein sequence is MDYDVLILGGGIIGCAVSYELSKYNLNIALIEKDYDIANDVAPIDYSIVYDGLECEDISLSKLEFAGSKIMSDLASKFNIFFEKKGYLLLADTKESEKKLICMYNKALNRGMENIQLLDGEEVRKIEPNLGKNIKKAIYSKNTGIISPYDLAISYGEIACDNGVNFKLGEEVLDIESISKGFKVVTNKNKFTCNMVLNTTPGKNYSIDRENRVNQNVKYLEYFSVEKKLSKPYNNIISTIGDGDNKTCIIPGKENKLLVGLKNYEKISYEEGLQKISGFIKDLSQENIGDFYNSHFYDDFLIIDDSLIDEDYIKIIGKHYGQVTMTPSIANIVCKTVVNKLNCRLKKDFVDKRREFYKFRELSNEERKKIIKLNRKYGKVICYCNKVTEGEIIDAISRPLGARTIEGIKRRTGATFGDCRGTRCLYEVASILARETNKKMTDIVKDSKNSNIMVGRIKEFDEM, encoded by the coding sequence ATGGATTATGATGTGCTTATATTAGGAGGGGGAATAATAGGATGTGCAGTTTCCTATGAACTTTCAAAGTATAATTTAAATATAGCATTGATTGAAAAAGATTATGATATTGCTAATGATGTAGCACCTATAGATTATTCTATAGTGTATGATGGATTGGAATGTGAAGATATATCATTATCAAAACTTGAATTTGCTGGCAGTAAGATTATGTCTGACTTAGCATCTAAGTTTAATATTTTCTTTGAGAAGAAGGGATACTTACTGTTAGCAGATACTAAAGAAAGTGAGAAAAAACTAATTTGTATGTATAATAAAGCTTTGAATAGGGGCATGGAAAACATACAATTGTTAGATGGAGAAGAAGTACGGAAGATAGAGCCGAATTTAGGAAAAAATATAAAGAAAGCTATCTATTCTAAAAATACGGGGATTATATCACCCTATGATTTAGCTATTTCCTATGGTGAAATTGCTTGTGATAATGGGGTCAATTTTAAGTTAGGTGAAGAAGTTTTGGATATAGAAAGTATATCCAAAGGTTTTAAGGTAGTGACCAATAAAAATAAATTTACATGTAATATGGTACTAAATACGACCCCAGGTAAAAATTATAGTATAGATAGAGAAAATAGGGTAAATCAAAATGTAAAATATTTAGAATATTTTTCCGTAGAAAAAAAGTTAAGCAAACCCTATAATAATATAATTTCTACAATAGGAGATGGGGATAATAAAACATGTATTATACCCGGAAAAGAAAATAAATTATTAGTCGGATTAAAGAATTATGAAAAAATAAGTTATGAAGAGGGACTACAAAAAATAAGTGGTTTTATAAAAGATTTATCACAGGAAAACATTGGCGATTTTTATAATTCACATTTTTATGATGATTTTTTGATTATAGACGATAGTTTAATTGACGAAGATTATATTAAAATAATAGGAAAACATTATGGGCAGGTTACAATGACACCTTCAATTGCAAATATAGTGTGCAAGACAGTAGTAAACAAACTAAATTGCCGCTTGAAAAAGGATTTTGTGGATAAGAGGAGGGAATTCTATAAATTTAGAGAACTTTCTAATGAGGAAAGAAAAAAAATAATAAAACTAAATAGAAAATATGGAAAGGTAATATGTTATTGTAATAAGGTAACAGAGGGTGAAATAATAGATGCCATAAGTAGACCATTGGGGGCACGTACTATAGAAGGTATAAAGAGAAGGACAGGTGCAACTTTTGGAGATTGTAGAGGGACTAGGTGCCTTTATGAAGTAGCATCAATTCTTGCAAGGGAGACTAATAAAAAAATGACTGATATAGTTAAAGATTCTAAAAATTCCAATATCATGGTAGGTAGAATAAAGGAGTTTGATGAAATGTAA
- a CDS encoding HDIG domain-containing metalloprotein, whose translation MIFYRIKQFYWALTSRINEQDSRFIKSILSIEELKLFNKLSINEQKHCVKVAYDVERICNSKKGKVDEKLLLKAALLHDIGKIHRKLNLIDKSFIVSMDRISKGKLRKFSQKQKINVYYNHSKIGVDLLKKIEYNEKLFYLIENHHNNDIHHNNLELKILKYCDKRN comes from the coding sequence TTGATATTTTATAGAATAAAGCAGTTTTATTGGGCATTAACTTCTAGAATTAATGAACAAGATAGTAGGTTTATAAAAAGTATTTTAAGCATAGAAGAATTAAAGCTGTTTAATAAACTGTCCATAAATGAACAAAAACATTGCGTAAAAGTAGCATATGATGTAGAGCGTATTTGTAATAGTAAGAAGGGTAAAGTAGATGAGAAATTGCTTCTAAAGGCTGCTCTTTTACATGATATAGGTAAAATACATAGAAAGCTAAATTTAATAGACAAATCATTTATAGTATCAATGGATAGAATTTCAAAAGGAAAATTAAGAAAATTTTCTCAAAAGCAAAAGATAAATGTATATTACAATCATAGTAAAATAGGAGTAGATCTATTGAAAAAGATAGAGTATAATGAAAAATTATTTTATTTGATAGAAAATCATCATAATAACGATATTCATCATAATAACTTGGAGTTAAAAATATTAAAGTATTGTGATAAAAGAAATTAA